A stretch of DNA from Halobacterium sp. DL1:
GGCTCTCTCGGCGCCGTGCGATATGATTTATGGAGTAAATCACCGGGTTAATTCGGTGTGAATTACTATAGAGTGATTTACTCAAGGGTAAACTACTTGCCGCCAGGGTGTGTACTGTGTCGTATGAGCACCGACCTGGGGACTGCTGGGGAGATGGAATCCCGCGAACTTGTCCACTTCGTGACTCAGCAGACGCGGTTCGCGCTGATCAACAACATCCTCCAGCACCCCGAACAGCTCCCCTCGATGTACGAGCTCGAGGAGCTCAACCCCAGCGTGAGCGAGGCCACCGTCTACAAGCACATTCAGAAGCTCATCGACGCCGGTATCGTCAAGGAGGTCGCTCTAGACGATGACCAGCGCCGGCAGGGGTATCCCTGGAAGTTCTACGGCCTCACAGAGGAGGGCCGGACCTTCCTCGACGAACACAATCTCCTCGCCGCGGAGGAAACCCTCCAACAGATCTACGAGACCATCTCTGACAAGCCCGAGAAGATGGTCAAGTACGAGAATTCCCCTCGCCCGGACGACGCGTAACCCTTACAGAACTAGCTTCGTCTCAGTACTCGATCACCGTTCGATTTCGTACTCACCCGCCAGCTTCTGGAACTCCGACCACGCGAGAAGCCGGTCGTCCTCGACCTCGCCCTGCGTCTCGAGGTACTGGAGCAGCGCGTCGATCACGTCTTCGAGTCCATACTTCACCGCCTGCTCTCGGAGATCCTCTTCGTCGATGTCGACGTGGCTGAGCAGGAGGAGACAGTACGAGCGGTGACGGCTGCCGTCGTCGATCAACAGCGTGTGACAGCAGAGCTCCGCCGGCGAGACTGCGTCGGGTTCCTCGGAGTAGACGTAGTAGCGATGATCGGTGAGCAGGAACTGGAGGTCGAAGGCCGCGAATCGAGCGAGC
This window harbors:
- a CDS encoding PadR family transcriptional regulator; the protein is MSTDLGTAGEMESRELVHFVTQQTRFALINNILQHPEQLPSMYELEELNPSVSEATVYKHIQKLIDAGIVKEVALDDDQRRQGYPWKFYGLTEEGRTFLDEHNLLAAEETLQQIYETISDKPEKMVKYENSPRPDDA